From the Bombus pascuorum chromosome 7, iyBomPasc1.1, whole genome shotgun sequence genome, one window contains:
- the LOC132909174 gene encoding toll-like receptor 6 — protein sequence MRGLSGPEGFGRSVSLSLAYCYYLLVPVYHVLAVTSELPPRLDLPEYCSWDSRQDGALTCIHRYTGNDSLRTNFSQATSEYVTSINVVCEDSESLENGILNVEGFVQLWRLRSLRLTGCKLVHWPAKVLSGLRDLRNLTIRSLNGRKSKYSLELENGAFDSVPQIEKIDLSWNNIWQIPEHLFCPLSNLLTLNISWNMLKDINELGFRDIAEKHPRRQQESTPSPFPCSLDVQSLDVSSNQISVLPAYGFSSLKRLRVLNLSSNAISMVADEALHGLRSLETFDLSGNRIVALPTEMFRDAAKSLKELRLQNNSISVLSPGLVADMNQLVALDLSRNALTSAWLNSATFSGLIRLVLLNLSHNRISRLDPALFKDLYTLQILNLQYNEIETIPADTFAPMSNLHTLDLAFNRLTYLDAYSLNGLFALSLLSLDSNQLEGIHPDAFRNCSSMQDLNLSGNSLDSIPVALKDMRMLRTLDLGENQIRSLNRPGFRGMSSLYGLRMIGNEITNVTMEDFAELPALQILNLARNKIEVVEDGVFSTNPALQAIRLDSNLLQDMTGMFASAPGLLWLNMSDNMIVQFDYSYLPEKLQWMDLHKNLIMDLGVAPQGMRLQTLDVSFNRLTRIHSRSIPDSIELLFVNDNLIQTVEPQTFFDKLNLTRVDLYANQIVKMNLSAFQLTQVPAYRQLPEFYIGGNPFICDCTTEWLQRINSLLLRQHPRVMDLESVYCRLPYDRHKSFIPLLEAKPSQFLCTYKAHCFALCHCCDFDACDCEMTCPTNCTCYHDQSWSANVVDCSNSGYKTLPGRLPMDATEVYLDGNNFGELNSHSFIGRKNLQILYANDSNIIAIRNHTFSGLKRLLVLHLENNKISVLNGVELMPLENLKELYLQNNLLTYIDNGTFLPLRQLEVLRLENNRLGTFAVWQLGQNPYLVDIGLSSNPWSCECSYLDRVREWMSRNRAKISDWRSVTCSLGIPITLPANGSVINCAALTGTTSVIETRPLEAYLPLMLATVVLIFAMVALLCGAFRHRRTLRTWAASRCGLRACYKTAAFEDQEKPFDAYISYSAVDEAFVSTILVPGLETSYRLCLHYRDLSAGSNVADAVAEAADSSRRTILVLSKNFLHGEWARFEFKAALRDALKGKGRSVIVLLVGGVGPRDLDADLKKRISSHTVLVWGDKLFWQKLRFAMPDVSPVPVLERPLPLPPPPPPPAQHQWT from the coding sequence ATGCGTGGGCTCTCCGGTCCAGAAGGGTTCGGGAGATCGGTGTCGCTGTCGTTGGCCTACTGCTACTATCTTCTCGTGCCGGTGTACCACGTGCTCGCCGTGACCAGCGAACTGCCACCGAGGCTCGATTTACCAGAGTATTGTTCGTGGGACTCGCGACAGGATGGCGCGCTCACTTGTATTCACCGTTACACGGGGAACGACTCCCTCAGGACGAACTTTTCACAGGCGACTAGCGAATACGTGACGTCGATCAACGTCGTTTGCGAGGATTCAGAATCATTGGAAAATGGTATACTGAACGTGGAAGGGTTCGTACAGTTATGGAGATTGCGATCGTTAAGGTTGACCGGATGCAAGCTGGTTCATTGGCCGGCAAAAGTTTTGAGCGGTCTGAGGGATCTGCGCAATCTAACGATCAGGAGCTTAAACGGACGAAAGAGCAAGTACAGCTTGGAGCTGGAGAACGGAGCGTTCGACTCGGTGCCACAGATTGAGAAGATTGATTTATCGTGGAACAACATCTGGCAGATACCGGAACACTTGTTTTGCCCGCTATCGAACCTCCTAACGCTGAACATCTCTTGGAACATGTTGAAGGATATCAACGAACTGGGATTCAGGGATATCGCGGAGAAACACCCGAGACGTCAGCAGGAATCGACCCCGTCGCCTTTCCCTTGTTCTCTGGATGTGCAATCGTTGGATGTGTCGAGTAATCAAATTTCGGTTCTCCCTGCCTACGGATTTTCCTCGTTGAAGAGGCTCCGCGTGCTCAACTTGTCGAGCAACGCGATCTCCATGGTTGCAGACGAGGCGCTTCATGGACTCAGATCCCTCGAGACCTTCGACCTGTCTGGAAACAGAATCGTCGCGTTACCGACGGAAATGTTTCGGGACGCGGCCAAGTCACTGAAGGAATTGCGGCTGCAGAACAATTCCATCAGCGTGCTGTCACCGGGCCTGGTCGCGGACATGAATCAGCTTGTCGCTTTGGATCTGTCGAGAAACGCGTTGACTAGCGCCTGGTTGAATTCCGCCACGTTCTCTGGTTTGATTCGACTGGTTCTTCTGAATTTGTCTCATAATCGAATAAGTCGATTGGACCCGGCTCTGTTCAAAGATCTTTACACTCTTCAGATATTAAATTTGCAGTACAACGAGATCGAAACGATACCAGCGGATACGTTCGCGCCCATGAGTAATTTACACACGCTAGATCTAGCTTTCAATCGACTGACTTACCTGGATGCTTACTCTCTCAACGGATTGTTTGCACTTTCTCTGCTGTCGCTCGATTCTAATCAGCTCGAAGGTATTCATCCGGATGCCTTTCGCAATTGTTCCAGTATGCAGGACCTGAATCTATCCGGGAACAGTTTGGACAGCATACCGGTCGCACTGAAGGACATGAGAATGCTGCGTACGCTGGACCTCGGCGAAAATCAGATCAGAAGCCTGAACAGACCCGGTTTCCGTGGAATGTCCAGTCTGTATGGATTACGAATGATCGGAAACGAGATCACGAACGTCACTATGGAGGATTTCGCTGAGCTTCCGGCTCTTCAGATATTAAACTTGGCACGGAACAAGATCGAGGTCGTCGAGGACGGCGTGTTTTCCACGAATCCAGCGTTGCAGGCGATTCGTTTGGACTCGAATTTGTTGCAGGACATGACCGGTATGTTCGCCAGCGCACCTGGTCTCCTCTGGCTGAATATGTCCGACAACATGATCGTGCAGTTCGATTACAGTTATCTGCCGGAGAAATTACAGTGGATGGATCTGCATAAAAATCTTATTATGGATCTCGGTGTCGCGCCACAGGGCATGAGATTACAGACGCTCGACGTGTCGTTCAACCGGCTAACGAGGATACATTCGAGGTCGATACCGGACTCCATCGAGCTTCTGTTCGTCAACGACAATTTGATACAGACCGTGGAGCCTCAAACGTTTTTCGACAAGTTGAATCTTACCAGGGTGGATCTCTACGCGAATCAGATCGTCAAAATGAATCTGTCTGCGTTTCAGTTGACCCAGGTGCCCGCGTATCGACAATTGCCAGAGTTCTACATCGGTGGCAACCCCTTTATATGCGACTGTACAACGGAATGGTTGCAAAGAATCAATTCGTTGTTGCTGAGACAACATCCGAGGGTAATGGATTTGGAGTCGGTGTACTGCAGGCTTCCGTACGATCGTCACAAATCGTTCATACCGTTGCTCGAGGCGAAACCGTCTCAATTCCTCTGCACGTACAAGGCACATTGTTTCGCGCTGTGTCATTGCTGCGACTTCGACGCCTGCGACTGCGAGATGACTTGCCCGACAAACTGCACTTGCTATCACGATCAATCCTGGTCGGCGAACGTAGTGGATTGCTCGAACTCCGGCTACAAAACCCTCCCTGGCCGATTACCGATGGACGCTACCGAGGTTTACCTCGATGGAAACAATTTCGGGGAATTGAATTCCCACTCGTTCATCGGCCGTAAGAACCTGCAGATTCTGTACGCGAACGATAGCAACATCATCGCTATACGCAATCATACTTTCAGCGGTCTGAAGCGTTTGTTGGTCCTTCATCTGGAGAACAACAAGATAAGCGTGCTCAACGGCGTGGAATTGATGCCTCTGGAGAACCTGAAGGAACTCTACCTACAGAACAATCTACTGACGTATATAGATAACGGAACGTTCCTTCCGCTACGTCAGCTGGAAGTGTTACGATTGGAAAACAATCGACTTGGCACTTTCGCTGTTTGGCAGCTCGGCCAGAATCCATATTTGGTCGACATCGGCTTGTCCAGCAACCCATGGAGTTGCGAGTGCTCGTACTTGGACCGGGTACGCGAGTGGATGTCCCGTAACAGAGCGAAGATAAGCGACTGGAGGAGCGTCACCTGTTCCCTTGGTATACCTATTACTCTTCCGGCGAACGGATCGGTCATAAATTGCGCGGCATTAACAGGCACGACCTCGGTCATCGAGACTCGACCGCTCGAGGCTTACTTGCCGCTAATGCTCGCCACCGTCGTGCTGATTTTTGCCATGGTGGCGCTGTTGTGTGGTGCATTCAGGCATCGTCGTACCCTGAGGACATGGGCTGCCAGCAGATGCGGCCTCAGAGCGTGTTACAAGACAGCGGCTTTCGAGGATCAAGAGAAACCCTTCGACGCCTACATCTCCTACTCCGCCGTGGACGAGGCGTTCGTTTCGACGATTCTGGTACCTGGTCTGGAGACTTCTTACCGGCTGTGTTTACACTACCGTGATCTAAGCGCCGGTAGCAACGTAGCCGATGCAGTGGCGGAAGCGGCCGATTCTTCGAGACGAACCATCCTAGTATTGTCGAAGAACTTTCTGCACGGCGAGTGGGCCAGATTCGAGTTTAAAGCGGCTCTGAGGGACGCTCTGAAAGGGAAGGGCCGCTCGGTGATCGTGCTGCTGGTAGGCGGTGTGGGTCCACGAGATCTCGACGCCGATCTCAAAAAGAGAATCTCGTCGCACACCGTGCTGGTGTGGGGGGACAAGTTGTTTTGGCAGAAGCTAAGGTTCGCCATGCCAGACGTGTCCCCTGTTCCTGTTTTGGAGAGACCCCTGCCATtgccgccaccgccaccgccccCGGCGCAGCATCAATGGACGTAG